The Bacteroidales bacterium genome has a window encoding:
- a CDS encoding PadR family transcriptional regulator: MIANDLLKGTLRTIVLKLLADNGRMYGYEITKRVEELSTGKIKLTFGALYPVLHKLEADGHIAIEKEYIGRRVRKYYTLTDKGRTWSEQKVDEFFDFVNTLSFVLKPGPA, from the coding sequence ATGATAGCAAATGATTTGTTAAAAGGTACTTTGAGAACCATTGTTTTAAAGTTGTTGGCCGACAACGGACGGATGTACGGGTATGAGATTACCAAGCGGGTGGAAGAGCTATCCACCGGTAAGATCAAACTTACATTCGGTGCACTCTATCCGGTTTTACATAAACTGGAGGCTGACGGACATATCGCCATCGAAAAGGAGTATATCGGCAGGCGGGTCCGGAAGTATTACACTCTCACCGATAAAGGGCGTACCTGGTCGGAGCAGAAGGTGGATGAATTTTTTGATTTTGTAAATACATTGTCCTTCGTGCTTAAACCGGGTCCTGCCTGA
- a CDS encoding DUF2147 domain-containing protein, whose translation MKKLLLTAMTILFVPLFLHAQANIIEGTWYNDEKTSTIEITKGADGKYVGKISWLEEPNEDGKPKVDKENSDPKLAKRPLLGLSIVKNFVYDSNSKQWEKGSIYDPDNGKTYDCFAWFEDGNNNKLYLKGYVAGIKALGRKTIWTRKN comes from the coding sequence ATGAAAAAGTTACTGCTAACTGCCATGACCATTCTCTTTGTTCCTCTGTTCCTGCATGCACAGGCCAACATAATAGAGGGGACCTGGTACAATGACGAGAAAACCTCCACCATTGAGATTACCAAGGGAGCTGATGGAAAATATGTTGGAAAAATCTCCTGGCTGGAGGAGCCTAACGAGGATGGCAAGCCCAAAGTGGACAAAGAAAATTCCGACCCCAAACTGGCCAAACGCCCCTTACTGGGACTGTCAATAGTAAAAAATTTTGTATACGACAGCAATTCCAAACAATGGGAAAAAGGCTCAATTTATGATCCGGACAATGGTAAAACTTATGACTGTTTTGCCTGGTTTGAGGACGGTAATAATAACAAGCTGTATCTCAAAGGTTACGTGGCCGGAATCAAAGCGCTGGGCCGCAAAACCATCTGGACCAGGAAAAATTAG